Proteins co-encoded in one Brassica rapa cultivar Chiifu-401-42 chromosome A02, CAAS_Brap_v3.01, whole genome shotgun sequence genomic window:
- the LOC117131902 gene encoding uncharacterized protein LOC117131902: protein MKETDPAPPMKAEELNAACVSALHMILESLMRTTMFSCDVPITLYPETHERFIQDYLDQFYHLFLDKLSLMEENGGVSEILINVLEIMPGWNRHLGFEDRVKMKCTRCKMNTLYPPPQPSFGILIIANSLRETKA, encoded by the exons atgaaagaaacaGATCC AGCGCCGCCGATGAAAGCAGAGGAACTAAACGCCGCATGTGTTTCAGCTCTTCATATGATACTCGAG TCTCTGATGAGAACCACCATGTTCTCATGCGATGTCCCGATAACACTTTATCCAGAAACACATGAGAGATTCATACAAGACTACTTGGACCAGTTTTACCATCTCTTTCTCGACAAACTAAGTCTTATGGAAGAAAATGGTGGTGTTTCTGAGATTTTGATAAACGTCTTGGAGATAATGCCTGGCTGGAACCGTCACTTAGGATTCGAAGACCGGGTGAAAATGAAGTGCACTAGATGCAAGATGAATACTCTATATCCACCACCACAACCTTCTTTTGGTATACTCATCATTGCCAATTCACTCAGAGAAACCAAGGCATAG
- the LOC103852284 gene encoding putative F-box protein At3g22650, producing MASSIASWSLLPFDLVENILYKVPVESLVRFKFTCKQWCALLNDSRFIYKHLELSREGLIRVHDHKLYQFINLETLALSSLQGPSDIYSMIHCDGLLLCKFKSDNIDRNLAVWNPFLSLVKWIELSISYTGHWDIYGFGYDNLSRENYKILRFCNKLGHEEAEIYEFKTKLWRSVDYSCAYSWYAWYDEAVSMDGNMYWFVKRDIDNSQNENFILCFDFSREIFKETCCLPFINRDDVWLLPRLSGFRGDRLSKLSKDKYGNIQVWITNKVTDEVVSWSKYFNVTLQYPSRLSREYINNMTFFIHKTNRIMLWRKEEDVKNKDIYVNVYEICEGVVEKLVETGRHRRGDKGCITKIGYVFVPSLVPVPE from the exons ATGGCTTCATCAATCGCTTCCTGGTCGCTGCTGCCTTTTGACTTGGTAGAAAATATACTTTACAAGGTTCCGGTCGAATCTTTGGTACGATTCAAGTTCACATGCAAACAATGGTGTGCTCTTTTAAatgat agtaGATTCATTTACAAACACTTGGAACTCTCCCGGGAAGGACTCATCCGAGTCCATGATCATAAGTTGTATCAGTTCATCAATCTTGAGACCCTAGCCCTTTCCAGTCTACAAGGTCCATCTGATATTTATTCAATGATTCACTGCGATGGATTATTGCTATGTAAATTTAAATCTGATAATATAGATAGAAATCTCGCAGTTTGGAATCCGTTTTTGAGCCTAGTCAAATGGATCGAACTCTCGATTTCTTACACAGGGCATTGGGATATCTATGGTTTTGGATACGACAATCTATCCCGTGAGAACTACAAGATCTTGAGGTTTTGTAATAAATTAGGACATGAAGAGGCTGAGATATATGAGTTCAAGACTAAACTCTGGAGAAGTGTTGATTACTCTTGTGCGTATTCTTGGTATGCATGGTATGACGAAGCTGTGTCTATGGATGGAAACATGTATTGGTTTGTTAAAAGGGACATAGATAACTCCCAAAATGAAAACTTCATCCTGTGTTTTGATTTTTCCAGAGAGATATTCAAAGAAACATGCTGTCTTCCCTTTATAAATCGTGATGATGTTTGGCTTTTGCCACGCCTATCAGGTTTCAGAGGAGATAGGCTTTCTAAGTTATCTAAAGATAAATATGGGAATATTCAGGTGTGGATTACAAACAAGGTGACTGATGAAGTTGTTTCGTGGAGCAAGTATTTTAATGTGACTCTCCAATATCCCTCGAGATTATCCCGTGAATATATCAATAATATGACATTCTTCATCCACAAGACCAATAGGATCATGTTATGGCGCAAGGAAGAAGATGtcaaaaataaagatatatacGTCAATGTTTACGAAATATGTGAAGGTGTGGTCGAGAAACTAGTTGAGACAGGACGACATAGACGTGGTGATAAGGGTTGCATTACTAAGATTGGTTATGTATTTGTACCAAGTCTGGTTCCGGTTCCAGAGTAA
- the LOC103852216 gene encoding uncharacterized protein LOC103852216 isoform X1 gives MSQTMEENECLESEGKISWIWSKAVSVGKKVLTAGVVVSSAPLLFPPLVVASTIAFISSVPFCLFLANYACTQKIMRTLLPPNEETSSGIEKDEYSFEAAKLGQGAAGMAEFDGAEPVLIQSEEDDEMSKESTRMIEKIRDEGRSEKEVQDGEKSGDAKPEKVQDQTAKQEALKTGREGELESTTTTEASTGKEEETSSNEVYSEEKIWEKMEELRKVVGYSVARSATYAEELKALYVFTGVVEPPQSSLMNQDSHDIANVCVRLRFLMSVIGIN, from the exons ATGAGTCAAACAATGGAGGAAAATGAGTGTTTAGAGAGTGAAGGCAAGATAAGTTGGATATGGAGTAAGGCAGTAAGTGTTGGGAAGAAGGTTCTTACAGCTGGTGTTGTAGTGTCTTCAGCTCCACTCCTGTTTCCTCCACTTGTTGTCGCCTCTACCATCGCCTTCATCTCCTCAGTTCCTTTTTGTCTCTTCTTGGCAAACTACGCTTGTACTCAAAAGATCATGAGGACTCTTCTTCCTCCTAATGAAGAAACAAGTAGTGGAATAGAGAAAGATGAATATTCGTTTGAGGCCGCCAAGCTTGGTCAAGGTGCAGCAGGCATGGCCGAATTTGACGGGGCGGAACCGGTTCTCATACAGAGTGAGGAAGATGATGAGATGTCGAAAGAATCAACGAGGATGATAGAGAAAATAAGGGACGAGGGTAGATCTGAGAAAGAAGTACAAGACGGTGAAAAATCAGGAGATGCCAAGCCAGAGAAGGTTCAAGATCAGACTGCAAAGCAAGAAGCACTTAAGACTGGACGTGAAG GGGAGCTTGAGAGTACTACTACAACTGAAGCTTCTACGGGAAAGGAAGAGGAAACATCTTCGAACGAG GTGTACAGTGAGGAGAAAATATGGGAGAAGATGGAAGAGTTGAGGAAGGTAGTAGGATACAGTGTTGCAAGGAGTGCTACGTATGCAGAAGAGTTAAAGGCCCTTTATGTTTTCACAGGCGTGGTTGAGCCTCCTCAGTCAAGTTTGATGAACCAGGATAGTCATGATATTGCAAATGTTTGTGTTAGACTTCGCTTCCTTATGTCTGTTATTGGAATAAACTAG
- the LOC103852216 gene encoding uncharacterized protein LOC103852216 isoform X2 produces the protein MSQTMEENECLESEGKISWIWSKAVSVGKKVLTAGVVVSSAPLLFPPLVVASTIAFISSVPFCLFLANYACTQKIMRTLLPPNEETSSGIEKDEYSFEAAKLGQGAAGMAEFDGAEPVLIQSEEDDEMSKESTRMIEKIRDEGRSEKEVQDGEKSGDAKPEKVQDQTAKQEALKTGREGELESTTTTEASTGKEEETSSNEPVDQAVSAPSGTGEEKRKNTTKKKKKTGRAGVQ, from the exons ATGAGTCAAACAATGGAGGAAAATGAGTGTTTAGAGAGTGAAGGCAAGATAAGTTGGATATGGAGTAAGGCAGTAAGTGTTGGGAAGAAGGTTCTTACAGCTGGTGTTGTAGTGTCTTCAGCTCCACTCCTGTTTCCTCCACTTGTTGTCGCCTCTACCATCGCCTTCATCTCCTCAGTTCCTTTTTGTCTCTTCTTGGCAAACTACGCTTGTACTCAAAAGATCATGAGGACTCTTCTTCCTCCTAATGAAGAAACAAGTAGTGGAATAGAGAAAGATGAATATTCGTTTGAGGCCGCCAAGCTTGGTCAAGGTGCAGCAGGCATGGCCGAATTTGACGGGGCGGAACCGGTTCTCATACAGAGTGAGGAAGATGATGAGATGTCGAAAGAATCAACGAGGATGATAGAGAAAATAAGGGACGAGGGTAGATCTGAGAAAGAAGTACAAGACGGTGAAAAATCAGGAGATGCCAAGCCAGAGAAGGTTCAAGATCAGACTGCAAAGCAAGAAGCACTTAAGACTGGACGTGAAG GGGAGCTTGAGAGTACTACTACAACTGAAGCTTCTACGGGAAAGGAAGAGGAAACATCTTCGAACGAG CCGGTAGACCAAGCCGTAAGTGCGCCAAGTGGAACAGGGGAAGAGAAACGAAAAAACACaactaagaaaaagaaaaaaaccggGCGTGCAG GTGTACAGTGA
- the LOC103852218 gene encoding uncharacterized protein LOC103852218 — MKSCNFMCPSAPPRFTSSTPSPHLRTYTSRAAPSLQVKSFQRGDFDRFADNIKSGKAWRDAWRTANDGFEQFVFEAKKTAERIDREYAVSRRLSSAASSAGDRAREIDREYGISPRVRTLSADFSRNFPKYRKQFSDFLNTPLGGSFATIFFLWFALSGWLFRVIIVATWVLPIAGPLLIGAVANNFVIKGECPACKRQFIGYKNQVIRCEGCRNIVWQPQGDFFSRDGSNNSSSNNKGNSKKPSKSQIIDVDFEEK, encoded by the exons ATGAAGTCTTGCAATTTCATGTGCCCTTCCGCCCCGCCCAGATTCACCTCCTCCACGCCTTCTCCTCACCTTCGCACGTACACCTCACGCGCCGCCCCTTCGCTGCAGGTGAAGTCCTTCCAGCGCGGCGACTTCGACCGCTTCGCCGATAACATCAAGTCCGGCAAGGCTTGGAGAGACGCGTGGCGGACCGCCAACGACGGATTCGAGCAGTTCGTCTTCGAGGCCAAGAAAACGGCCGAGCGAATCGACCGTGAGTACGCCGTCTCTCGCCGTTTAAGCTCCGCTGCAAGCTCTGCGGGCGACCGTGCTCGGGAGATTGATCGTGAGTATGGGATTAGCCCACGTGTCAGAACCTTATCCGCTGATTTTAGTAGAAATTTCCCAAAG TACAGGAAGCAGTTCAGTGACTTCTTGAATACACCTCTCGGTGGAAGTTTTGCT ACTATTTTCTTTCTTTGGTTTGCTCTCTCTGGATGGCTGTTCCGAGTGATAATAGTCGCCACATGGGTTCTTCCCATTGCTGGTCCTCTTCTCATTGGTGCAGTCGCCAATAACTTCGTCATCAAG GGAGAATGCCCAGCGTGTAAGAGGCAGTTCATAGGATACAAGAACCAAGTGATCCGGTGCGAGGGATGTAGGAACATCGTGTGGCAGCCACAAGGCGATTTCTTCTCAAGAGACGGTAGCAACAACAGTAGCAGCAACAACAAGGGTAACTCTAAAAAGCCGTCTAAGTCCCAAATCATCGATGTCGATTTTGAGGAGAAGTGA
- the LOC103852285 gene encoding uncharacterized protein LOC103852285 produces YGFGYHHSPQSAFEDFTFERILKVIKINSMVPCKTEGCEKLSYVDHVIPTLPSVFTIALEWENNETEEEILATTSVLVTEIDISEIYKYEGGSPETKYNLVSMVCSHGDQYACVAYLNNRWLIYFPSEQQVIGDWDSVINTFIRLNMRPDILFFENDMQRKRIVNAQINTPSDVKNTTIQKWDQLQNFMFSLQPQSS; encoded by the exons TATGGTTTTGGTTATCATCATTCACCACAGTCTGCATTCGAGGATTTTACGTTTGAGAGAATCCTTAAAGTCATCAAGATCAACTCTATGGTGCCTTGCAAAACGGAAGGATGTGAGAAACTAAGCTACGTTGATCATGTTATCCCTACACTTCCTTCTGTTTTTACCATTG CACTAGAGTGGGAGAACAATGAGACTGAAGAAGAGATACTTGCTACCACTTCTGTTCTCGTTACTGAAATAGATATTAGTGAGATTTACAAATACGAAGGTGGATCACCAGAGACCAAATACAATCTTGTGTCAATG GTTTGCTCGCATGGAGATCAATACGCTTGTGTTGCTTACCTTAACAATCGATGGCTCATTTACTTTCCTTCTGAGCAACAG GTTATAGGTGACTGGGATAGTGTTATCAACACTTTTATACGACTGAATATGCGACCTGACATTCTATTTTTTGAAAAC GATATGCAGAGAAAGCGGATTGTGAACGCACAGATAAATACACCAAGTGATGTGAAAAATACGACTATACAAAAATGGGACCAACtgcaaaattttatgttttcccTTCAGCCTCAATCCTCCTGA
- the LOC103840256 gene encoding uncharacterized protein At4g04775: MGRYSYSQLSSSSHSPDLTSLLEAECEMYAAEAEITRWNAEASDWEPSAEGDDGIPRTCYCGSEPVHGYSQTPKDPYRRYITCPNADDRDCHVWKWWDVAVEEELREFQRELNAVKGEANQREQKLLRLEKQVSEFTKKKSGAKLMVFSLVSGLVLLIVLGELLQSRLIISSLWNIIKSLYLFF, encoded by the exons ATGGGACGATACAGTTACAGCCAGCTTTCTTCATCCTCACACTCTCCAGACTTAACCTCCCTCCTTGAAGCCGAATGTGAGATGTACGCGGCTGAAGCTGAGATTACTCGGTGGAATGCAGAAGCCAGTGACTGGGAACCATCAGCAGAGGGTGATGATGGCATCCCAAGGACATGCTACTGTGGTTCAGAGCCAGTTCACGGATACTCCCAAACGCCAAAAGATCCATACCGACGTTACATAACGTGCCCCAATGCCGATGATAGAGACTGCCACGTCTGGAAATGGTGGGACgtggcggtggaggaggagctGAGAGAGTTTCAGAGGGAGCTTAATGCGGTTAAGGGTGAAGCGAATCAACGTGAGCAGAAGTTACTCCGTCTTGAGAAGCAAGTTTCCGAGTTCACAAAGAAGAAATCAGGAGCTAAGCTAATGGTCTTCAGCTTAGTGTCAGGGTTGGTGTTGCTTATTGTGCTAGGTGAGTtacttc AATCAAGATTAATAATTAGTTCTCTTTGGAATATTATTAAATcattgtatctttttttttaa